One genomic region from Oncorhynchus keta strain PuntledgeMale-10-30-2019 chromosome 33, Oket_V2, whole genome shotgun sequence encodes:
- the LOC118366261 gene encoding caprin-2-like isoform X4, with the protein MVQLSPSPARDASPSPECSERGRQGSPKTGSPKMGSHGGLSPLQLALGTSIPNYQGYESYIEDGLICLKHKIRNLEKKKIKLEDYRKRLKHGDSLNQDQIDAVEKYDEVIHNLQFAQELHKTLGSLTQELLKAQKKALRKEQMAKQEVEKRRLCVVLQVKFLLQTLLQHEHIRKDLLSARNPQLKVAELQSLLELAELLGVKRDNNVSLEEQMESAALVYLDLLEGNNKAVAGTTYKVLKAKLAKLMDCGYFDCVPPPPSKSPKEVEDPMTKKTVSETASLSTLMMSNKKDVPSREFLNRHYLPDTDPNGCRDTPVTPNWKAEFQAMKEQEPPDSWDMESDSTQPVVQKPWRGAAVFISKVPVTTKKENAEPKQRRAKSKRERDATAALRVDTPVEVFNSQSSLPKDPILPKDPILRKQQLEDLMTKIRGSFSFMQDSLLDGEGSSTNGHPRLGRQASGSPSPLGSLPQQIQRESRRSPVDLLPKTLHSTPLPSKLLPVDDEPNMTNGDGGCLESCDLDLTTEDLAHVIAIDPFLLLSESETACPSPTAPPPFYRRESSITLDEKTSARTPISESGKQSPCNGVVPPCTPTPTQGQPFSTPPSRRTLSMAPSVPFQTMHSVFKVNAPLLPTGDFKSDIIPYSDSGNDLCYVTTSTQTPPDFAPLEDEHLQSGGSFIPQAHLYGARDTGYQHSYRRGGGNAGQRHNNSGWSDSSQVSSPDREGNYSLVDSAHGDSLQGVGMDLTPQVTPHAPHTLMHVPMYPLPQHPQPLRVAFTAARTANYTPGTLDQPITFDQLHSNLGEMFNTNVGRFICPANGTYVFLFHILKLAVNVPLYVNLMRNDEVMVSAYANDGAPDHETASNHSILQLYQGDQVWLRLHRGSIYGSSWKYSTFSGFLLYQD; encoded by the exons ATGGTGCAGCTGTCTCCATCCCCAGCCCGGGATGCGTCTCCTTCACCTGAGTGCTccgagagggggaggcaggggagccCAAAGACAGGTAGCCCCAAGATGGGCTCCCACGGTGGGCTGAGTCCTCTCCAGCTAGCACTGGGAACCTCCATCCCCAACTACCAGGGCTACGAGAGTTACATCGAGGACGGCCTCATCTGCCTCAAGCACAAGATCCGCAACCTGGAGAAAAAGAAG ATTAAATTGGAAGACTACAGGAAGCGTTTGAAACATGGGGATTCACTCAATCAAGACCAGATA GATGCAGTGGAGAAGTATGACGAAGTGATCCACAACCTGCAGTTTGCCCAGGAGCTGCACAAGACCCTGGGGAGCCTAACACAGGAA CTGCTAAAAGCCCAGAAGAAGGCGTTGAGGAAGGAGCAGATGGCCAAGCAggaggtagagaagaggaggcTGTGTGTAGTGCTGCAGGTTAAGTTCCTCCTGCAGACCCTGCTGCAGCACGAGCACATCAGGAAGGACCTCCTCTCTGCCCGCAACCCCCAGCTCAAGGTTGCAGAGCTACAAAGCCTGCTTGAGCTCGCTGAACTACTGGGGGTGAAGAGGGACAACAATGTGAG TTTGGAGGAGCAGATGGAGAGCGCAGCCCTGGTCTACCTGGACCTGCTGGAGGGGAATAATAAAGCTGTAGCTGGAACCACCT ACAAGGTCCTGAAGGCTAAGTTGGCGAAGCTGATGGATTGTGGGTACTTTGATTGTGTACCGCCGCCTCCGAGCAAGAGTCCCAAGGAAGTGGAGGATCCCATGACCAAGAAGACTGTGTCTGAAACAGCCAGCCTCTCTA CCCTAATGATGTCAAACAAAAAAGACGTGCCTAGCAGAGAG TTTCTTAACAGACACTACCTGCCTGACACAGACCCCAATGGGTGTCGAGACACTCCCGTTACTCCGAACTGGAAGGCTGAGTTCCAGGCCATGAAGGAACAGGAGCCACCGGACTCGTGGGATATGGAGTCTGACTCCACTCAGCCTGTAGTCCAGAAACCATGGAGAGGGGCGGCTGTGTTCATCTCCAAAGTGCCGGTTACTACCAAGAAAGAAAATGCTGAACCCAAACAG AGAAGAGCGAAGTCTAAAAGGGAGCGAGACGCCACAGCT GCACTTCGTGTGGACACCCCTGTGGAGGTGTTCAACTCCCAGTCTTCCTTGCCCAAGGACCCCATCCTGCCCAAGGACCCCATCCTGCGCAAGCAGCAGCTGGAGGACCTGATGACCAAGATCAGAGGCTCCTTCAGCTTCATGCAG GATTCTCTTCTGGATGGAGAAGGATCATCCACTAACGGCCATCCTAGACTGGGCCGGCAAGCCTCTGGATCCCCCTCTCCACTCGGTAGCCTACCACAACAAA TACAGAGAGAGTCAAGGAGAAGCCCAGTGGACCTTCTCCCTAAAACACTGCAT TCCACTCCATTGCCTTCTAAACTCCTCCCTGTTGATGACGAACCCAATATGACCAATGGAGACGGGGGTTGTCTAGAGAGCTGTGACCTGGACCTGACTACAGAGGACCTGGCTCATGTCATAGCCATT GATCCATTTCTGCTGCTGTCTGAGAGTGAGACTGCCTGCCCCTCTCCTACAGCTCCTCCTCCCTTCTACCGTAGGGAGTCCTCCATCACCCTGGACGAGAAGACCTCTGCTCGG ACTCCCATCTCTGAATCTGGGAAGCAATCCCCCTGTAACGGGGTAGTGCCTCCTTGCACCCCAACCCCCACCCAGGGGCAGCCGTTTTCTACCCCTCCCAGCAGACGTACACTCAGCATGGCCCCCTCTGTTCCCTTCCAGACCATGCATTCA GTATTCAAGGTGAATGCCCCCTTACTTCCGACTGGAGACTTTAAATCTGATATTATCCCCTATTCGGACTCCGGCAACGACCTGTGCTATGTCACCACCAGCACCCAGACCCCACCGGATTTTGCTCCCCTGGAGGACGAACACCTACAGTCGG GAGGAAGCTTCATCCCCCAGGCTCACCTGTACGGCGCTCGG GACACTGGCTACCAGCACAGCTACAGGCGTGGTGGAGGCAATGCAGGACAAAGGCACAATAATAGTG GTTGGAGTGACTCCTCCCAGGTGAGCAGCCCAGACCGGGAGGGCAACTACTCCCTGGTGGACTCCGCCCACGGCGACTCGCTGCAGGGTGTTGGCATGGACCTCACCCCCCAGGTGACCCCTCATGCCCCCCACACCCTGATGCACGTACCCATGTACCCGCTCCCCCAGCATCCCCAGCCCCTCCGCGTGGCCTTCACAGCAGCCCGCACAGCCAACTACACCCCGGGCACCCTGGACCAGCCCATCACCTTCGACCAGCTCCACAGCAACCTGGGGGAGATGTTCAACACCAACGTGGGTCGTTTCATCTGCCCAGCCAACGGCACCTACGTCTTCCTCTTCCACATCCTCAAGCTGGCGGTCAACGTGCCGCTCTACGTCAACCTGATGCGCAACGACGAGGTGATGGTGTCTGCGTATGCCAACGACGGGGCTCCGGACCACGAGACGGCCAGCAACCACTCCATCCTGCAGCTGTACCAGGGAGACCAGGTGTGGCTGCGGCTGCACCGCGGATCCATCTATGGCAGCAGCTGGAAGTACAGCACATTCTCTGGCTTCCTGCTCTACCAGGACTGA
- the LOC118366261 gene encoding caprin-2-like isoform X1 has product MVQLSPSPARDASPSPECSERGRQGSPKTGSPKMGSHGGLSPLQLALGTSIPNYQGYESYIEDGLICLKHKIRNLEKKKIKLEDYRKRLKHGDSLNQDQIDAVEKYDEVIHNLQFAQELHKTLGSLTQELLKAQKKALRKEQMAKQEVEKRRLCVVLQVKFLLQTLLQHEHIRKDLLSARNPQLKVAELQSLLELAELLGVKRDNNVSLEEQMESAALVYLDLLEGNNKAVAGTTYKVLKAKLAKLMDCGYFDCVPPPPSKSPKEVEDPMTKKTVSETASLSTLMMSNKKDVPSREFLNRHYLPDTDPNGCRDTPVTPNWKAEFQAMKEQEPPDSWDMESDSTQPVVQKPWRGAAVFISKVPVTTKKENAEPKQRRAKSKRERDATAALRVDTPVEVFNSQSSLPKDPILPKDPILRKQQLEDLMTKIRGSFSFMQDSLLDGEGSSTNGHPRLGRQASGSPSPLGSLPQQIQRESRRSPVDLLPKTLHSTPLPSKLLPVDDEPNMTNGDGGCLESCDLDLTTEDLAHVIAIDPFLLLSESETACPSPTAPPPFYRRESSITLDEKTSARTPISESGKQSPCNGVVPPCTPTPTQGQPFSTPPSRRTLSMAPSVPFQTMHSVFKVNAPLLPTGDFKSDIIPYSDSGNDLCYVTTSTQTPPDFAPLEDEHLQSVNQSECLVGGGGQIFLSPSQSGGTMGRSDQSYYRGSVRGIARGGKGLAHSYFRSPGGHRGGSFIPQAHLYGARDTGYQHSYRRGGGNAGQRHNNSGWSDSSQVSSPDREGNYSLVDSAHGDSLQGVGMDLTPQVTPHAPHTLMHVPMYPLPQHPQPLRVAFTAARTANYTPGTLDQPITFDQLHSNLGEMFNTNVGRFICPANGTYVFLFHILKLAVNVPLYVNLMRNDEVMVSAYANDGAPDHETASNHSILQLYQGDQVWLRLHRGSIYGSSWKYSTFSGFLLYQD; this is encoded by the exons ATGGTGCAGCTGTCTCCATCCCCAGCCCGGGATGCGTCTCCTTCACCTGAGTGCTccgagagggggaggcaggggagccCAAAGACAGGTAGCCCCAAGATGGGCTCCCACGGTGGGCTGAGTCCTCTCCAGCTAGCACTGGGAACCTCCATCCCCAACTACCAGGGCTACGAGAGTTACATCGAGGACGGCCTCATCTGCCTCAAGCACAAGATCCGCAACCTGGAGAAAAAGAAG ATTAAATTGGAAGACTACAGGAAGCGTTTGAAACATGGGGATTCACTCAATCAAGACCAGATA GATGCAGTGGAGAAGTATGACGAAGTGATCCACAACCTGCAGTTTGCCCAGGAGCTGCACAAGACCCTGGGGAGCCTAACACAGGAA CTGCTAAAAGCCCAGAAGAAGGCGTTGAGGAAGGAGCAGATGGCCAAGCAggaggtagagaagaggaggcTGTGTGTAGTGCTGCAGGTTAAGTTCCTCCTGCAGACCCTGCTGCAGCACGAGCACATCAGGAAGGACCTCCTCTCTGCCCGCAACCCCCAGCTCAAGGTTGCAGAGCTACAAAGCCTGCTTGAGCTCGCTGAACTACTGGGGGTGAAGAGGGACAACAATGTGAG TTTGGAGGAGCAGATGGAGAGCGCAGCCCTGGTCTACCTGGACCTGCTGGAGGGGAATAATAAAGCTGTAGCTGGAACCACCT ACAAGGTCCTGAAGGCTAAGTTGGCGAAGCTGATGGATTGTGGGTACTTTGATTGTGTACCGCCGCCTCCGAGCAAGAGTCCCAAGGAAGTGGAGGATCCCATGACCAAGAAGACTGTGTCTGAAACAGCCAGCCTCTCTA CCCTAATGATGTCAAACAAAAAAGACGTGCCTAGCAGAGAG TTTCTTAACAGACACTACCTGCCTGACACAGACCCCAATGGGTGTCGAGACACTCCCGTTACTCCGAACTGGAAGGCTGAGTTCCAGGCCATGAAGGAACAGGAGCCACCGGACTCGTGGGATATGGAGTCTGACTCCACTCAGCCTGTAGTCCAGAAACCATGGAGAGGGGCGGCTGTGTTCATCTCCAAAGTGCCGGTTACTACCAAGAAAGAAAATGCTGAACCCAAACAG AGAAGAGCGAAGTCTAAAAGGGAGCGAGACGCCACAGCT GCACTTCGTGTGGACACCCCTGTGGAGGTGTTCAACTCCCAGTCTTCCTTGCCCAAGGACCCCATCCTGCCCAAGGACCCCATCCTGCGCAAGCAGCAGCTGGAGGACCTGATGACCAAGATCAGAGGCTCCTTCAGCTTCATGCAG GATTCTCTTCTGGATGGAGAAGGATCATCCACTAACGGCCATCCTAGACTGGGCCGGCAAGCCTCTGGATCCCCCTCTCCACTCGGTAGCCTACCACAACAAA TACAGAGAGAGTCAAGGAGAAGCCCAGTGGACCTTCTCCCTAAAACACTGCAT TCCACTCCATTGCCTTCTAAACTCCTCCCTGTTGATGACGAACCCAATATGACCAATGGAGACGGGGGTTGTCTAGAGAGCTGTGACCTGGACCTGACTACAGAGGACCTGGCTCATGTCATAGCCATT GATCCATTTCTGCTGCTGTCTGAGAGTGAGACTGCCTGCCCCTCTCCTACAGCTCCTCCTCCCTTCTACCGTAGGGAGTCCTCCATCACCCTGGACGAGAAGACCTCTGCTCGG ACTCCCATCTCTGAATCTGGGAAGCAATCCCCCTGTAACGGGGTAGTGCCTCCTTGCACCCCAACCCCCACCCAGGGGCAGCCGTTTTCTACCCCTCCCAGCAGACGTACACTCAGCATGGCCCCCTCTGTTCCCTTCCAGACCATGCATTCA GTATTCAAGGTGAATGCCCCCTTACTTCCGACTGGAGACTTTAAATCTGATATTATCCCCTATTCGGACTCCGGCAACGACCTGTGCTATGTCACCACCAGCACCCAGACCCCACCGGATTTTGCTCCCCTGGAGGACGAACACCTACAGTCGG TGAACCAGTCGGAATGtctggtgggtggtggtgggcaGATCTTCCTGTCCCCTAGCCAATCAGGTGGCACCATGGGCCGTTCTGACCAATCATACTACAGAGGATCTGTTAGAGGTATTGCACGTGGTGGCAAGGGGCTGGCACACTCCTACTTTCGCTCTCCTGGTGGGCACAGAG GAGGAAGCTTCATCCCCCAGGCTCACCTGTACGGCGCTCGG GACACTGGCTACCAGCACAGCTACAGGCGTGGTGGAGGCAATGCAGGACAAAGGCACAATAATAGTG GTTGGAGTGACTCCTCCCAGGTGAGCAGCCCAGACCGGGAGGGCAACTACTCCCTGGTGGACTCCGCCCACGGCGACTCGCTGCAGGGTGTTGGCATGGACCTCACCCCCCAGGTGACCCCTCATGCCCCCCACACCCTGATGCACGTACCCATGTACCCGCTCCCCCAGCATCCCCAGCCCCTCCGCGTGGCCTTCACAGCAGCCCGCACAGCCAACTACACCCCGGGCACCCTGGACCAGCCCATCACCTTCGACCAGCTCCACAGCAACCTGGGGGAGATGTTCAACACCAACGTGGGTCGTTTCATCTGCCCAGCCAACGGCACCTACGTCTTCCTCTTCCACATCCTCAAGCTGGCGGTCAACGTGCCGCTCTACGTCAACCTGATGCGCAACGACGAGGTGATGGTGTCTGCGTATGCCAACGACGGGGCTCCGGACCACGAGACGGCCAGCAACCACTCCATCCTGCAGCTGTACCAGGGAGACCAGGTGTGGCTGCGGCTGCACCGCGGATCCATCTATGGCAGCAGCTGGAAGTACAGCACATTCTCTGGCTTCCTGCTCTACCAGGACTGA
- the LOC118366261 gene encoding caprin-2-like isoform X3 translates to MVQLSPSPARDASPSPECSERGRQGSPKTGSPKMGSHGGLSPLQLALGTSIPNYQGYESYIEDGLICLKHKIRNLEKKKIKLEDYRKRLKHGDSLNQDQIDAVEKYDEVIHNLQFAQELHKTLGSLTQELLKAQKKALRKEQMAKQEVEKRRLCVVLQVKFLLQTLLQHEHIRKDLLSARNPQLKVAELQSLLELAELLGVKRDNNVSLEEQMESAALVYLDLLEGNNKAVAGTTYKVLKAKLAKLMDCGYFDCVPPPPSKSPKEVEDPMTKKTVSETASLSTLMMSNKKDVPSREFLNRHYLPDTDPNGCRDTPVTPNWKAEFQAMKEQEPPDSWDMESDSTQPVVQKPWRGAAVFISKVPVTTKKENAEPKQRRAKSKRERDATAALRVDTPVEVFNSQSSLPKDPILPKDPILRKQQLEDLMTKIRGSFSFMQDSLLDGEGSSTNGHPRLGRQASGSPSPLGSLPQQIQRESRRSPVDLLPKTLHSTPLPSKLLPVDDEPNMTNGDGGCLESCDLDLTTEDLAHVIAIDPFLLLSESETACPSPTAPPPFYRRESSITLDEKTSARTPISESGKQSPCNGVVPPCTPTPTQGQPFSTPPSRRTLSMAPSVPFQTMHSVFKVNAPLLPTGDFKSDIIPYSDSGNDLCYVTTSTQTPPDFAPLEDEHLQSVNQSECLVGGGGQIFLSPSQSGGTMGRSDQSYYRGSVRGGSFIPQAHLYGARDTGYQHSYRRGGGNAGQRHNNSGWSDSSQVSSPDREGNYSLVDSAHGDSLQGVGMDLTPQVTPHAPHTLMHVPMYPLPQHPQPLRVAFTAARTANYTPGTLDQPITFDQLHSNLGEMFNTNVGRFICPANGTYVFLFHILKLAVNVPLYVNLMRNDEVMVSAYANDGAPDHETASNHSILQLYQGDQVWLRLHRGSIYGSSWKYSTFSGFLLYQD, encoded by the exons ATGGTGCAGCTGTCTCCATCCCCAGCCCGGGATGCGTCTCCTTCACCTGAGTGCTccgagagggggaggcaggggagccCAAAGACAGGTAGCCCCAAGATGGGCTCCCACGGTGGGCTGAGTCCTCTCCAGCTAGCACTGGGAACCTCCATCCCCAACTACCAGGGCTACGAGAGTTACATCGAGGACGGCCTCATCTGCCTCAAGCACAAGATCCGCAACCTGGAGAAAAAGAAG ATTAAATTGGAAGACTACAGGAAGCGTTTGAAACATGGGGATTCACTCAATCAAGACCAGATA GATGCAGTGGAGAAGTATGACGAAGTGATCCACAACCTGCAGTTTGCCCAGGAGCTGCACAAGACCCTGGGGAGCCTAACACAGGAA CTGCTAAAAGCCCAGAAGAAGGCGTTGAGGAAGGAGCAGATGGCCAAGCAggaggtagagaagaggaggcTGTGTGTAGTGCTGCAGGTTAAGTTCCTCCTGCAGACCCTGCTGCAGCACGAGCACATCAGGAAGGACCTCCTCTCTGCCCGCAACCCCCAGCTCAAGGTTGCAGAGCTACAAAGCCTGCTTGAGCTCGCTGAACTACTGGGGGTGAAGAGGGACAACAATGTGAG TTTGGAGGAGCAGATGGAGAGCGCAGCCCTGGTCTACCTGGACCTGCTGGAGGGGAATAATAAAGCTGTAGCTGGAACCACCT ACAAGGTCCTGAAGGCTAAGTTGGCGAAGCTGATGGATTGTGGGTACTTTGATTGTGTACCGCCGCCTCCGAGCAAGAGTCCCAAGGAAGTGGAGGATCCCATGACCAAGAAGACTGTGTCTGAAACAGCCAGCCTCTCTA CCCTAATGATGTCAAACAAAAAAGACGTGCCTAGCAGAGAG TTTCTTAACAGACACTACCTGCCTGACACAGACCCCAATGGGTGTCGAGACACTCCCGTTACTCCGAACTGGAAGGCTGAGTTCCAGGCCATGAAGGAACAGGAGCCACCGGACTCGTGGGATATGGAGTCTGACTCCACTCAGCCTGTAGTCCAGAAACCATGGAGAGGGGCGGCTGTGTTCATCTCCAAAGTGCCGGTTACTACCAAGAAAGAAAATGCTGAACCCAAACAG AGAAGAGCGAAGTCTAAAAGGGAGCGAGACGCCACAGCT GCACTTCGTGTGGACACCCCTGTGGAGGTGTTCAACTCCCAGTCTTCCTTGCCCAAGGACCCCATCCTGCCCAAGGACCCCATCCTGCGCAAGCAGCAGCTGGAGGACCTGATGACCAAGATCAGAGGCTCCTTCAGCTTCATGCAG GATTCTCTTCTGGATGGAGAAGGATCATCCACTAACGGCCATCCTAGACTGGGCCGGCAAGCCTCTGGATCCCCCTCTCCACTCGGTAGCCTACCACAACAAA TACAGAGAGAGTCAAGGAGAAGCCCAGTGGACCTTCTCCCTAAAACACTGCAT TCCACTCCATTGCCTTCTAAACTCCTCCCTGTTGATGACGAACCCAATATGACCAATGGAGACGGGGGTTGTCTAGAGAGCTGTGACCTGGACCTGACTACAGAGGACCTGGCTCATGTCATAGCCATT GATCCATTTCTGCTGCTGTCTGAGAGTGAGACTGCCTGCCCCTCTCCTACAGCTCCTCCTCCCTTCTACCGTAGGGAGTCCTCCATCACCCTGGACGAGAAGACCTCTGCTCGG ACTCCCATCTCTGAATCTGGGAAGCAATCCCCCTGTAACGGGGTAGTGCCTCCTTGCACCCCAACCCCCACCCAGGGGCAGCCGTTTTCTACCCCTCCCAGCAGACGTACACTCAGCATGGCCCCCTCTGTTCCCTTCCAGACCATGCATTCA GTATTCAAGGTGAATGCCCCCTTACTTCCGACTGGAGACTTTAAATCTGATATTATCCCCTATTCGGACTCCGGCAACGACCTGTGCTATGTCACCACCAGCACCCAGACCCCACCGGATTTTGCTCCCCTGGAGGACGAACACCTACAGTCGG TGAACCAGTCGGAATGtctggtgggtggtggtgggcaGATCTTCCTGTCCCCTAGCCAATCAGGTGGCACCATGGGCCGTTCTGACCAATCATACTACAGAGGATCTGTTAGAG GAGGAAGCTTCATCCCCCAGGCTCACCTGTACGGCGCTCGG GACACTGGCTACCAGCACAGCTACAGGCGTGGTGGAGGCAATGCAGGACAAAGGCACAATAATAGTG GTTGGAGTGACTCCTCCCAGGTGAGCAGCCCAGACCGGGAGGGCAACTACTCCCTGGTGGACTCCGCCCACGGCGACTCGCTGCAGGGTGTTGGCATGGACCTCACCCCCCAGGTGACCCCTCATGCCCCCCACACCCTGATGCACGTACCCATGTACCCGCTCCCCCAGCATCCCCAGCCCCTCCGCGTGGCCTTCACAGCAGCCCGCACAGCCAACTACACCCCGGGCACCCTGGACCAGCCCATCACCTTCGACCAGCTCCACAGCAACCTGGGGGAGATGTTCAACACCAACGTGGGTCGTTTCATCTGCCCAGCCAACGGCACCTACGTCTTCCTCTTCCACATCCTCAAGCTGGCGGTCAACGTGCCGCTCTACGTCAACCTGATGCGCAACGACGAGGTGATGGTGTCTGCGTATGCCAACGACGGGGCTCCGGACCACGAGACGGCCAGCAACCACTCCATCCTGCAGCTGTACCAGGGAGACCAGGTGTGGCTGCGGCTGCACCGCGGATCCATCTATGGCAGCAGCTGGAAGTACAGCACATTCTCTGGCTTCCTGCTCTACCAGGACTGA